Proteins found in one Arachis stenosperma cultivar V10309 chromosome 8, arast.V10309.gnm1.PFL2, whole genome shotgun sequence genomic segment:
- the LOC130943626 gene encoding 7-deoxyloganetin glucosyltransferase, translating into MMNSLKPHHAVCIPYPAQGHISPMIKLAKLLHFNGFNITFVNTEFNHKRLLRSNGPDFLSDHHNPFFRFNTIPDGLPESDVDATQDTPTLCESLRRNCLAPFRNLLFKLNSAVDAPPVSCIVSDGVMSFTLIAAEELGIPEVLFWTMSASGFLCYLHCDQLIEKGITPFKDVSYLTNDEYLERNTIDWIPGIKELRLRDVPSFIKTTDPDDIMLQVLLEEVGRTKESNCPIILNTFDALEHDALEAISSILPPPIYTIGPLNSLSKHILHDKDYMNTVGCNLWKEERECLKWLETKDPNSVIYVNFGSITIMTSEQLVEFAWGLANSNHSFLWVIRPDLVAGDNAVLTQEFVTETENRGMLSGWCPQEEVLGHPAIGGFLTHSGWNSTVESLSSGVPMICWPFFSEQPTNCRFCCKEWGVGLEIEGGVVRERVEELVRELMEGEKGKELTKKALEWKILAQGSTTRENGSSFMNFDELVRHLLAGHN; encoded by the exons atgatgaattcATTGAAGCCTCATCATGCAGTTTGCATACCATACCCAGCACAAGGCCACATAAGCCCAATGATCAAACTAGCAAAGCTTCTTCACTTCAATGGTTTCAACATCACTTTCGTCAACACAGAGTTCAATCACAAGCGCCTTCTAAGATCTAACGGTCCTGATTTCCTTAGCGACCATCACAACCCTTTCTTTCGTTTCAATACAATCCCTGATGGTCTACCTGAGTCCGATGTGGACGCCACACAGGATACTCCCACCCTCTGTGAGTCGCTTAGAAGAAATTGCTTAGCTCCATTTAGGAACCTCTTGTTCAAACTCAACAGCGCCGTGGATGCTCCTCCAGTTTCTTGCATAGTCTCTGATGGTGTCATGAGCTTTACCTTAATTGCTGCCGAAGAATTGGGAATTCCTGAGGTGCTTTTTTGGACTATGAGTGCTTCTGGGTTCTTGTGTTACCTTCACTGTGATCAATTAATTGAAAAGGGGATAACACCCTTCAAAG ATGTGAGTTATTTAACAAATGATGAGTATTTGGAGAGAAATACCATCGATTGGATACCAGGCATCAAAGAATTAAGGTTAAGAGATGTTCCGAGCTTCATCAAAACCACAGACCCAGATGACATTATGCTACAAGTTTTGCTTGAAGAAGTTGGCAGAACTAAGGAATCAAATTGCCCAATCATTCTCAACACATTTGATGCATTAGAGCATGATGCCTTGGAAGCAATTTCATCCATTTTGCCTCCTCCTATCTACACCATTGGTCCCTTAAATTCACTCTCCAAACACATCTTACATGATAAGGATTACATGAACACTGTGGGATGCAACCTGTGGAAGGAGGAACGAGAGTGTCTTAAATGGCTTGAAACCAAGGATCCAAACTCTGTGATTTACGTGAACTTTGGGAGCATCACGATTATGACGAGTGAGCAATTGGTTGAGTTTGCATGGGGACTCGCTAACAGCAACCATTCTTTCTTGTGGGTCATAAGACCGGATCTGGTCGCCGGCGACAACGCAGTTCTTACTCAAGAGTTCGTTACAGAGACAGAAAACAGAGGCATGTTATCAG GTTGGTGTCCTCAAGAGGAAGTGCTGGGTCACCCTGCGATTGGAGGATTCTTGACACACAGTGGTTGGAATTCGACGGTGGAGAGCTTGAGTAGCGGCGTGCCAATGATATGTTGGCCTTTTTTCTCGGAGCAACCGACAAACTGTCGATTCTGTTGCAAGGAATGGGGTGTTGGGTTGGAGATAGAAGGTGGTGTGGTGAGGGAGAGAGTTGAAGAGCTTGTGAGGGAGTTGATGGAGGGAGAGAAGGGGAAGGAGTTGACCAAGAAAGCCTTGGAATGGAAGATACTTGCACAAGGTTCCACTACTCGTGAGAATGGGTCTTCGTTTATGAATTTTGATGAACTTGTTCGTCATCTTCTTGCTGGCCATAATTAA